Proteins from one Desulfitobacterium chlororespirans DSM 11544 genomic window:
- a CDS encoding HIT family protein: MNCPFCHVQNSIAENELATTFYDSHPLNQGHLLIITKRHVSNIFEATPQERLAIFSLLDMCKVLLDLEFEPNGYNIGMNCGQAAGQTVSHLHIHLIPRYAGDIEFPKGGIRGLIRRDGGIHGLSQQEKQRLPMTGTSFST; the protein is encoded by the coding sequence ATGAATTGCCCTTTTTGCCATGTCCAGAATTCAATCGCGGAGAACGAGCTGGCCACTACTTTCTACGATAGTCACCCTTTAAATCAAGGGCATCTTCTCATTATCACCAAAAGACATGTCAGCAATATCTTTGAAGCGACTCCCCAGGAAAGGCTGGCTATTTTTTCCCTGCTGGATATGTGCAAAGTCCTGCTTGACCTTGAGTTTGAACCAAACGGCTACAACATCGGCATGAACTGCGGCCAAGCGGCGGGGCAAACTGTTTCCCATTTACATATTCATCTGATTCCCAGGTACGCAGGCGATATAGAATTCCCTAAAGGAGGCATCAGAGGATTAATCCGGAGGGACGGAGGCATACACGGTCTTTCCCAACAGGAGAAGCAACGTTTGCCGATGACAGGAACATCCTTTTCCACTTGA
- a CDS encoding efflux RND transporter periplasmic adaptor subunit: MGVQLKSEEQQQLKEQVKGKKSKKGIVLGILTVIVLVAGCAGFYYFNENSRYFTTDNAKVTAKMYTITPNASGELLEWKVKEGDQVEKNQVLGRQAVLPYITSPIQGTVIKNNSIQGQAVTPASQLAVIADTDHLYIGVNIEETDIARIKVGQRVDVKLDAYPGVTFPGRVQEIDRATQTYFSGASSFSTSGTYAKVTQLIPVKVVIDNQDNLPLTFGMNATVKIHIKEEPVNTPSGAQGGENTDSLQAVHYSSVIEAADQMGVIPNVTGKVSKINVSIGQRVEKGEVLFQLDSTDLELQVKQAAANYNAAVASYNHNKASYDSQTAVTPAQIAYNEAMDNYTRIKALYDGGAVSAVELNNAQDKVEITHAQLQTAQNSAKGAVDAASAQMASAKAGLDIAQKKLDDCIVRAPMAGEVASKTIEVGMMASPQAAAMTLIDTQEVKVYINVTETNISQIKVGSTAEVKVQAIDAAAQGKVVNIAPASDAKTGMFQIEILLENPDSLLKAGMICDVELR; encoded by the coding sequence ATGGGAGTGCAATTAAAGAGCGAAGAGCAGCAACAGCTTAAAGAGCAAGTCAAGGGCAAAAAAAGCAAGAAAGGGATAGTTCTGGGGATCTTAACGGTCATCGTCCTGGTTGCCGGTTGTGCAGGGTTTTACTATTTTAATGAGAACAGCCGCTATTTCACTACAGATAATGCTAAAGTCACAGCGAAAATGTATACCATTACCCCCAACGCTTCAGGAGAATTGCTGGAGTGGAAGGTAAAAGAGGGTGATCAGGTAGAGAAGAATCAAGTGCTTGGACGCCAGGCAGTTTTGCCCTATATCACCTCACCGATTCAGGGTACGGTCATTAAAAATAACTCTATTCAAGGGCAAGCCGTGACCCCTGCCTCCCAATTGGCGGTCATTGCGGATACGGATCACCTTTACATCGGGGTTAATATCGAAGAAACAGATATTGCCAGGATTAAGGTGGGACAGCGGGTGGATGTAAAGCTGGATGCCTATCCCGGTGTAACCTTTCCGGGGAGGGTTCAGGAGATAGACCGGGCTACCCAAACTTATTTCTCCGGCGCCTCCAGCTTCAGTACCAGCGGCACCTATGCCAAGGTAACTCAGCTGATCCCTGTCAAAGTGGTGATTGACAACCAGGATAATCTGCCCTTGACCTTTGGGATGAATGCCACAGTGAAAATTCACATTAAGGAAGAACCTGTCAATACTCCGTCAGGTGCTCAAGGGGGCGAAAACACCGACTCCCTGCAGGCTGTTCATTACAGCAGTGTCATTGAAGCCGCCGATCAAATGGGGGTTATCCCCAATGTTACCGGTAAAGTCAGCAAGATCAATGTAAGCATCGGCCAGCGTGTGGAAAAGGGAGAGGTGTTATTCCAACTGGATAGCACGGATCTGGAGCTGCAGGTGAAGCAGGCCGCCGCTAATTATAATGCAGCCGTGGCTTCCTATAATCACAATAAAGCTTCCTATGACAGCCAAACCGCTGTTACCCCAGCCCAGATAGCCTATAATGAGGCGATGGATAACTATACCCGCATCAAGGCACTCTATGATGGCGGAGCGGTATCAGCAGTAGAACTGAACAATGCCCAGGACAAAGTGGAGATCACCCATGCCCAACTGCAAACGGCTCAGAATTCAGCTAAAGGAGCTGTCGATGCAGCCTCCGCTCAAATGGCCAGTGCTAAGGCCGGATTGGATATTGCCCAAAAGAAATTGGACGATTGTATCGTGAGAGCGCCTATGGCCGGAGAGGTAGCGTCCAAAACCATTGAAGTGGGTATGATGGCTTCGCCCCAAGCAGCCGCCATGACCTTGATCGATACCCAAGAGGTAAAAGTGTATATCAATGTGACCGAAACGAATATTTCTCAGATTAAAGTCGGCAGTACAGCTGAGGTTAAAGTGCAGGCCATTGATGCCGCTGCCCAGGGTAAAGTGGTCAATATCGCTCCCGCCTCAGATGCTAAGACCGGCATGTTCCAAATCGAAATTCTGCTTGAGAATCCGGATAGCCTGCTCAAAGCGGGAATGATCTGTGATGTAGAGCTAAGGTAG
- a CDS encoding MarR family winged helix-turn-helix transcriptional regulator yields MQEKTVRLLESIKKFRQLSLNFRGNGEIPHREIMMLKLIKHRSGEGGISISTLSEHFEISKPAVSQMINSLEDKNYVERITPKSDRRMVYVRLTELGEEALAVAFHGMQKKLEIYLEKMGEEDMATLIALLDKLHRIMKEDLREEKEQ; encoded by the coding sequence ATGCAGGAAAAGACGGTGAGATTGTTAGAGAGCATCAAAAAGTTCCGCCAGCTGAGCCTGAATTTCCGGGGTAACGGAGAAATTCCGCACCGGGAAATTATGATGCTGAAGCTGATTAAGCACCGCTCAGGCGAGGGAGGAATAAGCATTTCGACCCTGAGTGAGCATTTTGAGATCAGTAAGCCGGCGGTTTCACAAATGATTAACTCCCTGGAAGACAAGAACTATGTGGAGCGGATTACGCCTAAGAGTGACCGCCGCATGGTCTATGTCCGTTTGACTGAGCTTGGGGAAGAAGCCTTAGCCGTAGCCTTTCATGGGATGCAGAAAAAGTTGGAGATTTATTTGGAGAAGATGGGGGAAGAGGATATGGCGACCTTAATCGCCCTCTTGGATAAACTTCACCGGATCATGAAGGAAGACCTTCGTGAGGAAAAGGAACAGTGA
- a CDS encoding sporulation initiation factor Spo0A C-terminal domain-containing protein yields the protein MNMREIYRKVARKHGVSVKEVKRDMQAAIEFAYNRPGRSEREKMVQESVERANGVPTVKELIAFAVGELREQEK from the coding sequence ATGAATATGAGAGAAATTTATCGGAAGGTAGCTAGAAAGCATGGGGTATCGGTGAAAGAAGTTAAAAGGGATATGCAGGCTGCTATTGAGTTTGCCTATAATAGGCCGGGCAGATCGGAAAGAGAGAAAATGGTTCAGGAAAGTGTTGAGCGTGCGAATGGAGTACCAACTGTGAAAGAATTGATTGCATTTGCTGTTGGGGAGTTAAGGGAGCAAGAAAAATAA
- a CDS encoding ABC transporter ATP-binding protein: MSAAEKQTGSGPGRQGPGGGRGFFGGPPGGPGGPGGGEKARDFNKTLRTLTGYLTPHKTTISIVVFFALFSTVFTIVGPKLLGKVTTKLAEGLFAWYNQTGLLTDFNYIGKIIGVLVVLYVISSICSYVQGYLMSGVAMDVTYRLRKEISEKMSRVPLNYYDTRNHGEVLSRITNDVDLINQTLNQSLNQIITSAASIVGILIMMLSISWMMTVAALLVIPLSLGIVGVVIKRSQRFFREQQHSLGELNGHIEEMYGGHTIVQAFNGEAESVALFERVNDQLYHSAWKSQFVTSIMMPVMSFVGNLGYVVVSILGGYLAVKRVVDIGDIQAFIQYMRSFTQPIAQLSSISNTLQSTAAAAERVFEFLAEGEETPETAHPVTLDQFSGHVRFEHVSFGYSKDKQIIHDFSADIKAGQRVAIVGPTGAGKTTIMKLLMRFYEIDGGRILISDHDIYDFSRHDLRSLFGMVLQDTWLYNASIKENIRYGTFAATDEEVMEAAKAAHCDEFIRALPGGYDMVLNEESSNISQGQKQLFTIARAILADPKILILDEATSSVDTRTEILIQKAMENLMRNRTSFVIAHRLSTIRDADMILVLKDGDIVEQGNHEELLAQNGFYADLYQSQFEEAEAV; the protein is encoded by the coding sequence ATGAGTGCTGCAGAAAAACAAACAGGCTCCGGGCCTGGTCGTCAGGGTCCGGGGGGAGGCAGAGGATTTTTTGGCGGTCCCCCCGGAGGGCCTGGCGGACCTGGCGGGGGCGAGAAAGCCAGGGATTTTAATAAAACACTCCGCACCTTGACGGGATATTTAACTCCCCATAAGACAACGATTTCCATCGTGGTTTTCTTTGCGCTCTTCTCCACTGTATTCACGATTGTCGGACCAAAATTATTGGGTAAAGTCACCACGAAACTGGCGGAGGGGTTATTCGCCTGGTATAACCAGACGGGACTTCTGACCGATTTCAATTATATCGGTAAAATTATTGGGGTCTTGGTGGTGCTTTATGTAATCTCCTCCATCTGCTCCTATGTTCAAGGGTACCTGATGTCCGGGGTGGCCATGGATGTCACTTACCGGTTGCGCAAAGAGATTTCGGAGAAAATGAGCCGAGTTCCTTTGAATTATTATGATACGAGAAACCATGGGGAGGTCCTGTCCAGGATCACCAATGATGTGGATCTGATTAACCAGACTCTCAATCAGAGTTTAAATCAAATCATCACTTCAGCGGCCAGCATTGTCGGTATTTTGATCATGATGCTGTCCATCAGCTGGATGATGACCGTGGCCGCATTGCTGGTTATCCCCTTATCCCTGGGGATTGTGGGTGTGGTGATTAAACGCTCTCAGCGCTTCTTCAGGGAACAGCAACACTCCCTGGGCGAGCTCAACGGCCATATTGAGGAAATGTACGGCGGCCACACTATTGTGCAGGCCTTTAATGGGGAAGCGGAGTCCGTGGCCCTTTTTGAACGGGTCAACGATCAACTCTATCATTCGGCCTGGAAATCCCAATTTGTCACCAGCATTATGATGCCGGTGATGAGTTTCGTAGGCAACCTGGGTTACGTGGTGGTCAGTATTCTCGGCGGCTACCTGGCTGTTAAACGGGTCGTGGACATCGGGGACATTCAAGCTTTCATTCAATATATGCGTTCCTTTACCCAGCCCATAGCCCAGCTCTCTTCCATCTCCAATACCCTGCAATCCACAGCGGCAGCGGCGGAACGGGTCTTTGAATTTTTGGCGGAAGGGGAAGAAACCCCGGAAACAGCTCATCCGGTCACCTTGGATCAGTTCAGCGGCCATGTCCGTTTTGAGCATGTGAGTTTTGGCTACAGCAAGGATAAACAAATTATTCATGACTTCTCCGCGGACATCAAAGCCGGTCAGAGAGTCGCCATTGTCGGCCCCACAGGGGCTGGCAAGACCACGATCATGAAACTTTTAATGCGCTTCTATGAAATCGACGGTGGCAGAATCCTGATCAGCGATCATGACATTTATGACTTCAGCCGCCATGACCTGCGTTCCTTGTTTGGTATGGTGCTCCAGGATACCTGGCTCTATAATGCTTCGATTAAGGAAAATATTCGCTACGGTACCTTTGCAGCAACGGATGAAGAAGTCATGGAAGCAGCTAAGGCGGCCCATTGCGATGAGTTTATCCGTGCTTTGCCGGGGGGCTATGATATGGTTCTCAATGAAGAATCCAGCAATATCTCTCAGGGACAGAAGCAGTTGTTCACCATTGCCCGGGCCATCCTGGCCGACCCGAAGATTTTGATCTTAGACGAGGCCACCAGCTCTGTGGACACCCGGACGGAAATATTGATTCAAAAAGCGATGGAAAATTTAATGCGCAACCGGACCAGTTTCGTGATTGCCCACAGGCTCTCCACGATCCGGGATGCGGACATGATTTTAGTATTAAAAGACGGCGATATCGTGGAACAAGGAAATCACGAGGAACTGTTAGCTCAGAATGGATTCTATGCCGATCTCTATCAGAGCCAGTTTGAAGAGGCCGAAGCAGTTTAA
- a CDS encoding nitroreductase has protein sequence MNETLKVIAERYSCRDFKDEMLPDELLKAIAEAAIQAPSGMNRQDWRVIVVKNKELMQEMEAEGLAYLAGMEDQSSYNRIMERGGRLFYGAPCMIVVPIDPTQYGPALVDCGILCQTIALAATSLGIANIMCGYTGLAFASGLRAEEFSKRLGFPEGYAFGCSVLLGYANTTKPPHVPDKDKITYVE, from the coding sequence ATGAATGAAACCTTGAAAGTGATAGCGGAGCGGTATTCCTGCCGTGATTTCAAAGATGAAATGCTTCCGGATGAGCTGCTGAAGGCCATAGCCGAAGCCGCGATACAGGCTCCCAGCGGTATGAACCGTCAGGATTGGCGGGTCATCGTGGTCAAGAACAAAGAACTGATGCAGGAAATGGAAGCGGAAGGGCTGGCCTATCTTGCCGGCATGGAGGATCAATCCTCTTATAACAGAATTATGGAGCGGGGCGGCAGGCTGTTCTACGGAGCCCCCTGTATGATTGTGGTGCCGATTGATCCGACCCAATATGGCCCCGCCCTGGTGGACTGCGGTATCTTATGCCAAACCATTGCCTTGGCCGCCACATCCCTGGGGATAGCCAATATTATGTGCGGCTACACCGGCCTGGCCTTTGCCAGCGGCCTGAGGGCGGAAGAATTCAGCAAGCGGTTAGGGTTCCCGGAAGGCTATGCCTTTGGCTGTTCGGTGCTGTTAGGGTATGCCAACACGACAAAACCGCCTCATGTCCCGGATAAGGATAAAATCACCTACGTGGAATAG
- a CDS encoding helix-turn-helix transcriptional regulator encodes MDDNFIRNRISELRIQKDVSERSMSIDLGHSPSYIHSIVSGKALPSMTEFLYICDYFKISPKEFFDEGTSCPALIQEVIKDLSALDEKQIRNIHEIIKGLKK; translated from the coding sequence ATGGACGATAATTTTATTCGCAACAGAATCAGTGAATTACGGATTCAGAAAGATGTTTCCGAAAGAAGTATGAGTATTGACCTAGGACACAGCCCCAGCTACATACACAGCATAGTTTCTGGAAAGGCCCTGCCATCCATGACCGAGTTTCTCTATATCTGTGACTATTTCAAAATCTCCCCAAAAGAATTCTTTGACGAAGGAACAAGCTGCCCGGCTTTAATCCAAGAAGTCATTAAAGATTTAAGCGCCTTGGATGAAAAACAAATAAGAAATATTCATGAGATCATTAAAGGTCTAAAAAAATGA